A single genomic interval of Labeo rohita strain BAU-BD-2019 chromosome 13, IGBB_LRoh.1.0, whole genome shotgun sequence harbors:
- the pgam1a gene encoding phosphoglycerate mutase 1a — protein MSEMAAYKLVLIRHGESCWNQENRFCGWFDADLSETGAQEAKKGGQALKDAGFEFDICYTSVLKRAIRTLWIVLDSIDQMWLPVHRTWRLNERHYGGLTGLNKAETAAKHGEAQVKIWRRSYDIPPPTMDEDHDFYSIISKDRRYADLTEDQLPSCESLKDTIARALPFWNEEIVPQIKEGKRVLIAAHGNSLRGIVKHLEGMSEEAIMELNLPTGIPILYELDKNLKPIKPMQFLGDEETVRKAMEAVAAQGKAKK, from the exons ATGTCTGAAATGGCTGCATACAAGCTGGTTCTCATTCGCCATGGCGAGAGCTGCTGGAACCAGGAAAATCGCTTCTGTGGTTGGTTCGACGCGGACCTGAGCGAGACAGGGGCTCAGGAGGCAAAGAAAGGCGGTCAAGCTTTAAAAG ATGCAGGGTTTGAGTTTGACATTTGTTATACCTCGGTGCTGAAGAGGGCCATCCGGACGTTATGGATTGTTTTGGACAGTATTGATCAGATGTGGCTGCCTGTGCACAGGACCTGGCGCCTGAACGAACGCCATTATGGTGGTCTCACTGGGTTAAACAAGGCCGAGACTGCGGCCAAGCATGGTGAAGCCCAGGTTAAGATTTGGAGGCGCTCCTATGACATCCCTCCACCAACTATGGATGAAGATCATGACTTTTACAGCATCATTAGCAAG GACAGACGTTATGCTGATTTAACCGAGGACCAACTGCCTTCTTGTGAGAGTCTGAAGGACACTATTGCACGGGCGCTACCCTTCTGGAATGAGGAGATTGTGCCTCAAATCAAGGAGGGAAAGAGAGTGTTGATTGCTGCTCATGGAAACAGTTTGAGAGGCATTGTGAAACACTTAGAAG GTATGTCTGAGGAGGCCATCATGGAGCTGAATCTGCCCACAGGCATCCCTATTCTTTACGAGCTGGACAAGAACCTGAAACCCATCAAGCCCATGCAGTTCCTTGGAGACGAGGAAACTGTTCGCAAAGCCATGGAGGCTGTGGCAGCACAGGGCAAAGCCAAGAAATAg
- the mettl18 gene encoding histidine protein methyltransferase 1 homolog, which translates to MAFSFNFDIPLQTDETNDKENKDDKAKDVDLKCSESSSTVSKNIKDAVEHQPLLDPLSQIDNWVPETITIGALPALLYLNESVFEKTASELEDSEEILSKTLNQNSDLISGVYEGGLKIWECTYDLLEYVDDEGETFTGKRVLDLGCGAGLLGILALKRGATKVDFQDYNSTVIEQLTIPNVFLNCEEDDKNDEKNDSPPSKRKALNASEKLVDRCGFFSGDWNSFLGLVRNKTPSLKYDIIFTSETIYNTDYYSSLHNVFNDLLDENGIVYLATKSHYFGVGGGLHLFEKFVEQNNVFQIRYLKDVEQGLKRHVISLTFKK; encoded by the exons ATGGCATTCAGTTTTAACTTCGATATTCCTTTACAGACAGACGAAACAAAcgataaagaaaacaaagacgACAAAGCAAAAGATGTGGATCTTAAGTGCTCG gaatCCAGTTCAACCGTATCAAAGAATATTAAGGATGCTGTGGAGCACCAACCTTTGTTGGATCCACTGTCCCAAATTGATAACTGGGTGCCTGAGACTATCACTATAGGTGCCCTGCCTGCCCTTCTCTATCTCaatgaatcagtgtttgagAAGACCGCTTCTGAACTAGAGGACAGTGAGGAGATACTGTCCAAAACACTGAATCAAAACTCTGACCTCATCTCTGGAGTCTATGAGGGTGGACTTAAGATATGGGAATGCACTTACGATCTTCTTGAGTACGTTGATGACGAAGGTGAGACCTTTACTGGAAAAAGAGTGTTAGACTTGGGCTGTGGAGCAGGTCTACTTGGCATACTTGCATTAAAGAGAGGAGCCACAAAAGTGGACTTCCAGGATTATAACAGCACTGTGATAGAGCAATTAACAATACCAAATGTGTTTCTCAATTGTGAAGAAGATGATAAGAACGATGAGAAAAATGACAGCCCACCGTCCAAGAGGAAAGCCCTGAATGCATCAGAGAAATTAGTAGATCGTTGTGGTTTCTTCTCAGGCGACTGGAACTCTTTTCTCGGACTTGTGCGAAATAAAACCCCATCGCTGAAATATGACATTATATTCACATCAGAAACCATATACAACACAGACTACTACTCTTCACTGCATAATGTGTTTAATGACCTGCTTGATGAGAATGGTATTGTTTATTTGGCAACCAAATCTCACTATTTTGGAGTAGGAGGTGGCCTTCATCTGTTTGAGAAGTTTGTGGAGCAGAATAACGTATTTCAAATCAGATATTTGAAGGATGTGGAACAAGGCCTGAAGAGACATGTTATATCATTGACGTTCAAAAAGTGA